DNA from Streptomyces luteogriseus:
CCGCCGACACGACACCCTTGCGGTCGGCCACCGCGACATCCCCGATCCCGGCCTCGACCAGCATCTTGGCGATGGCGACACCCGCCGCACCGGCGCCGGAGATGACGGCCCGCAGCTCCCCCAGCGCCCGCCCGCTCAGCCGCGCGGCGTTCCGCAGGGCGGCCAGCGTCACCACGGCCGTGCCGTGCTGGTCGTCGTGGAAGACCGGGATGTCCAGCCGCTCCTGGAGCTTCCGCTCGACCTCGAAGCACCGGGGTGCCGAGATGTCCTCCAGGTTGACGCCGCCGAACGAGGGCGCGAGCCGCACCACGGTCTCGACGATCTCGTCGACGTCCGTGCAGTTCAGGGCGATCGGAACCGCGTCCACGCCACCGAACTGCTTGAACAGAATCGCCTTGCCCTCCATCACCGGGAGGGAGGCCTCGGGCCCGATGTCACCGAGCCCCAGCACGGCCGTACCGTCCGTCACGACGGCCACGACCGACGACTTCCACGTGTAGTCGTGCACGAGCTCCGGCTGCTCCGCGATCGCGCTGCACACCTTCGCGACGCCGGGCGTGTACGCCAGGGACAGGTCGTCCTTGTCACGGACCGGCACGGTGGCCTGCACAGCCATCTTGCCGCCGCGGTGCAACGCGAATGCCGGGTCGAAGGAGTCGAGGGGCTCCGCACTGCCCTCGTGCTCCGTATCTCCGGTCTTGCTCTCGCTGCGAGGATTGACGATCTCCGCTGCCACTTCGTTTTACCCCTTAAATCTTCATTGTTTTGAGGGTGGCCACTCCTGGTGAGGGGTGGGCGGGCACCGCGTAGGCCCATGTCGTGCTTGTACGTGTATACGTACGGGCGCGTACGCGACGGGCGCGCCGCACACGCGCCCTGAGCCCCGGATGAGGGGTGTAAGGACCCTTCTTACCGGACGGACGGCATCGGGGACGAGTCCATAACGCGAAGGTCACATGACAGCGCCCTGACTCTTCGTCCAAAATCGGGACAAGACCTGGACAAACCAGCTACAACCACTCAACTTTTAGCAAAAGCCGCGGTCCCCGTATCGAAATCCCGGGATATACCGAAGATCTTTCGGCCGGAAGGGTTGATTCCCATAGAAGGTCCGGCCGTGATGTACCGGAGTGGTGCGGTTCGGGGGTCGCCCGTTATCCGATTTTGACATGGCTGGCCCCCAGAATCGCGCAGTCCGAATGGCAAGATGCCGTAATCACACGAGGTCGCGACACTCGAAGAGGTGTGCTCTCGTCGACCCACGGCACTGCCGAGCCCTTCGGCGTGCCACGGCCGTACCGAACCCATCGGTGGCGGCCCGCCCCATCGGCAACTCCACCCATCCGCCGGAGGAACCCACCATGACCGCAAGCTCCACCCGTCGTACGACCGCCGCGCACTCCCGGCTAGCAGCGGTCGGTGCGATCGCGGTCGCAGGCGCGCTGATGCTCACCGGATGCGGTGACCAGACCAAGGACACCGGCTCGAGCGACACCGCGGCCTCCGCCCCGCTCGCCGACAAGCTGCCGCAGGCCATCCGTGACAAGGGCGTCATCAAGGTCGGCTCCGACATCGCCTACGCCCCGGTCGAGTTCAAGGACAGCTCCGGCAAGGTCGTCGGCATCGACCCGGATCTCGCCGCCGCCATGGGCAAGCAGCTCGGGGTCGACTTCCAGTTCGAGAACGGCACCTTCGACACGCTGATCACGGGTCTGCGCTCCAAGCGGTACGACATCGCCATGTCCGCGATGACCGACACCAAGGACCGCCAGGAGGGC
Protein-coding regions in this window:
- a CDS encoding NAD(P)-dependent malic enzyme, with translation MAAEIVNPRSESKTGDTEHEGSAEPLDSFDPAFALHRGGKMAVQATVPVRDKDDLSLAYTPGVAKVCSAIAEQPELVHDYTWKSSVVAVVTDGTAVLGLGDIGPEASLPVMEGKAILFKQFGGVDAVPIALNCTDVDEIVETVVRLAPSFGGVNLEDISAPRCFEVERKLQERLDIPVFHDDQHGTAVVTLAALRNAARLSGRALGELRAVISGAGAAGVAIAKMLVEAGIGDVAVADRKGVVSADRDDLTPVKEELAGFTNKAGITGSLEAALDGADVFIGVSGGTVAESAVATMAKGAFVFAMANPNPEVHPEVAHKYAAVVATGRSDFPNQINNVLAFPGIFAGALQVRASRITEGMKLAAAEALAAVVGDDLAADYVIPSPFDERVAPAVTAAVAAAARAEGVARR